The following DNA comes from Procambarus clarkii isolate CNS0578487 chromosome 23, FALCON_Pclarkii_2.0, whole genome shotgun sequence.
aacacaggacacaacacacaacacacgcccacaacacaggacacaacacacgcccacaacacaggacacaacacacaacacacggccacaacacaggacacaacacacgcccacaacacaggacacaacacacaacacacggccacaacacaggacacaacacacgcccacaacacaggacacaacacacaacacacgcccacaacacaggacacaacacacgcccacaacacaggacacaacacacaacacacggccacaacacaggacacaacacacgcccacaacacacgcccacaacacaggacacaacacacaacacacgcccacaacacaggacacaacacacaacacacgcccacaacacacgcccacaacacaggacacaacacacaacacacgcccacaacacaggacacaacacacggccacaacacaggacacaacacacggccacaacacaggacacaacacacaacacacgcccacaacacaggacacaacacacaacacacgcccacaacacaggacacaacacacgcccacaacacaggacacaacacacaacacacgcccacaacacaggacacaacacacaacacacgcccacaacacaggacacaacacacggccacaacacaggacacaacacacgcccacaacacaggacacaacacacaacacacgcccacaacacagaacacaacacacgcccacaacacaggacacaacacacaacacacgcccacaacacagaacacaacacacgcccacaacacaggacacaacacacaacacacgcccacaacacacgcccacaacacaggacacaacacacgcccacaacacaggacacaacacacaacacacgcccACAACACACGCCCACAACACAGGACACAACACACGCCCACAACACAGGACACAACACACGCCCACAACCGCCCCACCAAGATGGCCAGGTCACCGCCTGTGGGAGAGTGGCCGGTGTGGCCGCCTAAGCGTCCAGCCTCCGCCCACCTGATAGTTTCTTCATAAGTTACTGAGTATatcaggttgtggtggtggtggtgtgggcggatggtggtggtgtgggtggtggtggtgatgatggtggtggtgtgggtggtggtggtggtgtgggtggtggtggtggtgtgggtggtggtggtggtgtgggtggtggtggtggcggcgacggcgacgacgacgacgaggaCGACCCGCTGGGGTTGAAGGTCTTCCCACATGATTTTCAGCCAATTACCCCCGACCAGTAATATTTTTGAGGGTATGGTTAAGGCCGCCTCTTGTGCTCCTCCCACACAATGGTTGCCTCTAAACCTCTCACTCTGGCTCTCACTCTGGCTCTCACTCAGGCTCTCACTCAGGCTCTCACTCTGGCTCTCACTCAGGCTCTCACTCTGGCTCTCACTCTGGCTCTCACTCTGGCTCTCACTCTGGCTCTCACTCTGGCTCTCACTCAGGCTCTCACTCAGGCTCTCACTCTGGCTCTCACTCTGGCTCTCACTCTGGCTCTCACTCTGGCTCTCACTCTGGCTCTCACTCAGGCTCTCACTCAGGCTCTCACTCTGGCTCTCACTCTGGCTCTCACTCTGGCTCTCACTCAGGCTCTCACTCAGGCTCTCACTCAGGCTCTCACTCTGGCTCTCACTATGGCTCTCACTCAGGCTCTCACTCTGGCTCTCACTCTGGCTCTCACTCAGGCTCTCACTCTGGCTCTCAGGAGCGTCGCAGCACGAGTGACCTCCTGGATTTATAGGTGTATATCGCTGTTGTCTTAGGAATACCTCAGATGTGGCCTTACATTTTGACCAGGTCAAAGCTTACATGAAGCTTCCTGCGTATATAATGAATCTGTAAGTGCATTCTTTTGGTCTTTGAGGCAATTTGCAAATTTTTCTTCAAAGCTTCGTTTTTGGTCCGGCTGTGGACCTCCTCTTGCGGGTTCCCCAGGGTAGTGTCTGAAACAATTTGCTTGTCCTAGCTGCCCTGAACtatctccttcctctcttccttctcaaGTTTTTCCGGCGGCGTTCTATGTGGGCGATTGCACTGTGCTGTCGCGGCACCAATTTCTCCCTATTTGAGCACCGTATCCAATAGATAGGATGTCGTCCAGGGCTGTCATTCACGGCTTTACTTAATCTACGTTGATTTTTTTATTACACTTTCGCTAAGAGacgcttgtcacacacacactggtggtggtcttaTACACAGGGGCCACCTGTCCCGTGCCTAATATAGGTTATTTGACTTAACATTGGGTCCTTCATATCATTGTTAGATGATGAGGAACAAATGGACTTTGAGGTTATCAATTGTATattttaattatataaaataatttgattatataatataaaataatatatgtcTAACAAAAGAAAGAGGCGATCGATCTGTGAAATAAACTATACGTGTGATGTAAGAACTCAGTTTACTGTAAATTTGTTTCTAACCAACCATAAACACTCAAACATTAGGAATAAAACAGATGAACGTGAATGCTGCACGTGAACACCACGCCGCACTCATGAGTATGCCGCACAGGCATGGAACTCCCTACATTATGAAACACAAAAccaaaggggaaaaacaaaatccAACACAATGAGGcacagtgaggtgaggtgaggtgaggtgaggtgaggtgaggtgaggtgaggtgaagggaatgagctacgaggaaagaactTCACTgccccatggggggggggggagagagaaggaataGATCAGATATCATAGCGACAAAGAAGATGCTGTCCGACACAGATGCatctaacagcctgattgacGAGATCTAGGCAAGTACACTTTGATGAGTAAACATGAGTGCCAGAGATAGTCAATTCTGCTGGTGACACTTGCAACAGTATCCAAAAAATTGACAATCAATATACGGAGTCCACCTGGAGGGCTCAGACAACCCATCTCTTTCTCAGTCTCTCATTAATATTTGGTTCTTCGTAACACTGCTTCTCATGGACCATGAAATTACTACAATGTGATATATCTAAGACATTCTCTGAGCCCATCGTGGTCCAGTCAGTGGTGCCTGTGTCTGAGTCGTTCAGGGAGGCGAGTTCAATCCCATTATACAGCTTCAATATTTTTCTCATTGTCTCATGGTTAATTAATTCCTCAATAGAGGCTTCCGAGGCGATTGCTTGATATTAGGCTCTTCAAGTTTGCCCTGGTTGGGAAGATGAGATCTTCCAAGACTCGCACTCTATGTAACCCAGAAAACTTGATTACATACAGCCTTCATCCGCACTGCTGTTGCTTTTCTGTTGATTCACATCACTGAGCGTCCGCTGTCATCTCAGGTGCTCGGTCCAGCAGTCCTGGAAACAAACATTCCAGCCGATGCTCAACTGTCAATAATCAGTCCACACAGCAGAGCCCTCattaacacccccctcccccccctgtctgTTCCTTGTCCGTCTGTCCTCGTTTGCCCGTCTTGTCCCTGTCATCTGTTCGTGCCGTCACTTCCGTCTGGACGcctccacccctggcaccagtaGATCACACAACCCTCGATCACTGCCAATGTTGGGTAAATTCTGAGTTACTTAGCAGATATATCTACCTCTAGGGACTTGATAGATAT
Coding sequences within:
- the LOC138367805 gene encoding uncharacterized protein — encoded protein: MVASKPLTLALTLALTQALTQALTLALTQALTLALTLALTLALTLALTLALTQALTQALTLALTLALTLALTLALTLALTQALTQALTLALTLALTLALTQALTQALTQALTLALTMALTQALTLALTLALTQALTLALRSVAARVTSWIYRCISLLS